A stretch of DNA from Aliarcobacter thereius LMG 24486:
TATAATCAATAAAATCAATTTTCATCTCTGTATATTTACAAGATTTTTTTCCATATTTTCTTTTTTCTGACATTTTATCTCCTTTTTTCTAAAACGGTATTTCGTCATCTATATCAATTTCAGGAATATTTGAAGCAGCTCTTTGTTGATTCATATTTCCACCATGGTTGTTATTATACTCTTGTTGTTGAGGCTCTTGATTATAATTTTGGTTTTGATTGTATGAATTTTGATTATATCCAGCACCATCATTTGAACCTTTACTATCAAGCATTTTCATCTCATCAACTCTTAAAGTATGTCTATTTCTATTGCTTCCATCTTGAGCAGTCCATTGTTCATAAACAAGTCTACCTTCTAATAAAACTTTAGAACCTTTTCTTAAGTATTGATTAGCAACTTCTGCTATTCTTCCAAAAATATTAAACTCCAAAAAGCATACTTCCTCTTTTTGCTCTCCTGTTTGTGCTTTATATTTATATGAAGTTGCAATTGAACTTCTAGCAATAGCTGCACCACTTGGAAGATATTTAAGCTCGATATCTCTTGTAAGATTTCCTACCATAATTACTTTATTATACATAAAGGCTCCTTTTTCTAAAAATTATTTAGCAGCTTTTTTTAGAGCTTCTTCACTCATTTTTGTCCAAGAAACAATCTCTTTTTTAGATTCGTACTTAATAAATATAAATCTAACTAAGTTTTCATTATTTTTGTAGTTTCTTTCAATTTCTGCAATAGCTGTTGCTGGTGCTTTGAAATAAGCAACAAAGTAATAACCTCTTTTTTGTTTATCAATTTCGTATGCTAACTCTTTGATACCAATATTATCAGTAGATACAATCTCTGCACCATTTTTTTCAAATAGAGCTTTGATTCCGTCAAGTTGTGCTACAGTCTCTTCTTCAGTTAGTGTAGGCTTTAAAATAAACATTGTTTCGTAATGTTTTAATTTAGACATTGAGTTCTCCTTATAGTTTATGCCGATTTTCTTTTCACTTCCCAGACCTATCAGCAAGGATATTTTTCTGTAAAGTTTTGGATTCTATCTAAATAAAGCTGTAAATTTTCTTATATTTGCTTGTAAAAATAAAGATGTATTTGAAATTTTAGAACTTTTTAGTTCTAATTCTAAATTTAATAGAAATTCAAATAATTTAAGATATTTTTTGGGATTTATATTTATAGCTAATCTTGATTTTGTTTCCCAAACATCTTTTGGTGGATTAAAACCTAAAATATCAATAGCTTTTGGTGCTCCAAAATTTCTTGCATATGCACTTATCATAAAAAGTTGATGTACAAATTGAGTTATTTGGTTTACAATAAACACACTATCCATTCCCTCTTCTAAAAGCAAATCTAAATCACTATTAACATCTTTAAAGCTAAGAATATTTACTAAAAAACTATCAAAATTAACAACTCCTAATCCAAAACAATAGTTATCTACACTTTTTGAACTAATCTTTTCATCAAGAACTTTTAACTTTGATAAATCATTTACACAAAGAGTTAAATCTCCTTTATGCATGAAATATAGATGACTCATGGCACTTATTTCATAATCTAACCCTATTCTTTTGGCTTCATTATTTAAATAAGATATTGCTTCATTATCTTTTAGTGGGAAAAACCTTACAAAACAAGAGTTTGTTTTAGGATTTAAACTACTCTCCATAGATTTAAAAGTAGCATCATCTCCATAACAAGATATTATTAATGTGCTACTAGAATTTTTATTTGCAGCTTCAACTAATAGATCTAACTCTTTTTTTGGTATTTTCTTATCAATTCTTAGATATACAACATTTGAAGAAGCAAATAGTGAAGATTGTTGTAAACAGTTTAATATATATTTAAAATTATATTCTTCAAAATATATCTTTATAATATCATCTTCTTTTGCAATAATCTTTGAAATAATCCATGAATATTGCTCTATCATAAATGTAGATTGTCCATAAAACATATAAGTACTAAAGTACTTTTTATCTCTTAAATATTTATCAAATTCACTTTTATACATTTTAAAATACTATCCTATATTTGCTTGTTTTATAATATTCTTGCAACTATAACTTTTGTTGCAAGATTACTTGAAACAATTTTAACTCTATGTTTTGAAAATAATTTTTGAGCTTTAAAATTTTCTAAAACAACTTTTAAGCCAATCATTTTATCATAGCATTCAGCTCTTGATTTTTCAATATCAGTTATTTTTACTTTTATCTCTTTATCAATATTGTCTTTTGCCCATCTAGCATATGTCCTATCTTCAAAATCCCAAACAAGATTATCTATTTTTCTCTCTTGCTCTGATATATATAAAGTCGTTTCATCAATATCTTTTGGTACTTGTTTACTTTTTAAAATTCTATGCAAAACCAAATCTGAATATCTTCTAATTGGACTTGTAAAATGAGAATAAGAGTTAAATCCTAAACCAAAATGCCCAAGATTTTTTGATGAGTATTTTGCTTTTTCTTGAGCTTGAATTATAAGTTCATCAACTTCAGCTTCCAATCCATAATTACTTGCTTCTTTTTGAAGATGTAAAATAGTTTCGTGAGTATCATTTTTTATTTCAGCTTTTATTCCAATTAGATTTATATCATCAATCAATCTAGAAATAGATTTAAAACTTGGCTCTTCATGAATTCTAAATATTCCAATATTTCCTACTTTTTTACTAGCTTCTATATTGGCTAATAACATACACTCTTCAACCAATTGATGAGAAGCTGTTGAAAATTCAATATTTATTGCTTCAAGAAGATTGTTTTTTAAAACCAATCTATTTTCTTGAGTTCTAAAATCATAACCTTTTTGTAATCTCTTTTTTCTAAACT
This window harbors:
- the ssb gene encoding single-stranded DNA-binding protein, yielding MYNKVIMVGNLTRDIELKYLPSGAAIARSSIATSYKYKAQTGEQKEEVCFLEFNIFGRIAEVANQYLRKGSKVLLEGRLVYEQWTAQDGSNRNRHTLRVDEMKMLDSKGSNDGAGYNQNSYNQNQNYNQEPQQQEYNNNHGGNMNQQRAASNIPEIDIDDEIPF
- the rpsF gene encoding 30S ribosomal protein S6, which produces MSKLKHYETMFILKPTLTEEETVAQLDGIKALFEKNGAEIVSTDNIGIKELAYEIDKQKRGYYFVAYFKAPATAIAEIERNYKNNENLVRFIFIKYESKKEIVSWTKMSEEALKKAAK
- the holA gene encoding DNA polymerase III subunit delta gives rise to the protein MYKSEFDKYLRDKKYFSTYMFYGQSTFMIEQYSWIISKIIAKEDDIIKIYFEEYNFKYILNCLQQSSLFASSNVVYLRIDKKIPKKELDLLVEAANKNSSSTLIISCYGDDATFKSMESSLNPKTNSCFVRFFPLKDNEAISYLNNEAKRIGLDYEISAMSHLYFMHKGDLTLCVNDLSKLKVLDEKISSKSVDNYCFGLGVVNFDSFLVNILSFKDVNSDLDLLLEEGMDSVFIVNQITQFVHQLFMISAYARNFGAPKAIDILGFNPPKDVWETKSRLAININPKKYLKLFEFLLNLELELKSSKISNTSLFLQANIRKFTALFR